Proteins from a genomic interval of Paenibacillus sp. RC334:
- a CDS encoding DUF1835 domain-containing protein produces MENKGFVEAIRSMTAGEQRLWLIDIIQVTEAVKRNEASKDDLYEQVSELYDYLLETQNRRSWWEPDEGGTQVHIVIGDSFAGSMKIALKQLGWEDTHRVIPFRDNYAIGPLWQLQQEMGRRQRREWFRDHIYDEHDEDAERDDFLLLEQFAAIPAQADITIWTGSNTPEQVGLRLSMYLLRNMSNDIRIKNAADAYSRVFKRPDATGLRSGEIPADKLQAILSREDKDVSLTPEERERMAEEWCKLAMKPEVLRIWKDGSIVNVEENDYDAYIMSKVDELHKRQVQPDYIKSARVIGEAMGHLDQQMGDEFFEYRLRALIYEGMLEIKGVPGAMRRYSIRKKASPSPIKKGPENA; encoded by the coding sequence ATGGAGAATAAAGGATTTGTGGAGGCAATTCGCAGCATGACTGCGGGCGAACAAAGATTATGGCTGATAGACATCATACAAGTGACAGAAGCTGTGAAACGGAACGAAGCTTCTAAAGATGATTTGTATGAGCAAGTGTCAGAGTTATATGATTACTTGCTTGAGACTCAAAACAGACGCTCATGGTGGGAGCCTGACGAGGGTGGCACGCAGGTGCATATCGTGATTGGCGATTCTTTTGCAGGGAGTATGAAAATAGCACTCAAACAACTGGGATGGGAAGATACGCATCGGGTTATTCCTTTTCGGGATAACTATGCCATCGGCCCATTGTGGCAGCTTCAGCAGGAAATGGGGCGCAGGCAACGGCGGGAATGGTTCAGAGATCATATTTATGATGAGCATGATGAGGATGCTGAAAGGGATGATTTTCTGTTGCTGGAGCAGTTTGCTGCTATTCCAGCGCAGGCGGATATTACGATCTGGACGGGGAGCAATACTCCTGAGCAGGTGGGGCTTCGTTTGAGCATGTACCTGCTGAGGAATATGTCTAACGATATTCGGATTAAAAATGCGGCAGATGCTTACAGCCGCGTATTTAAACGTCCGGATGCTACAGGCCTAAGATCAGGCGAGATACCTGCCGACAAACTACAAGCTATTCTAAGTCGAGAGGACAAGGATGTTTCTTTAACACCAGAAGAAAGAGAACGAATGGCGGAAGAATGGTGTAAGCTGGCGATGAAGCCTGAGGTGCTACGTATATGGAAGGATGGGAGCATCGTTAATGTAGAAGAAAACGATTATGATGCCTATATTATGAGTAAGGTGGATGAGTTGCACAAGCGGCAAGTCCAGCCTGATTATATCAAATCAGCAAGAGTGATCGGAGAAGCTATGGGGCACCTGGATCAGCAGATGGGAGATGAATTTTTCGAATATCGGCTTCGAGCCCTGATTTATGAGGGAATGCTGGAAATCAAAGGCGTTCCAGGAGCCATGAGACGTTATAGTATTAGAAAGAAAGCATCTCCAAGTCCAATAAAAAAAGGGCCTGAAAATGCTTGA
- the ribD gene encoding bifunctional diaminohydroxyphosphoribosylaminopyrimidine deaminase/5-amino-6-(5-phosphoribosylamino)uracil reductase RibD: protein MTTHEKYMRLALENAKSAKGQTEPNPLVGSVIVNNGRIVGIGAHLKPGEPHAEIHALLMAGEHAQGATIYVTLEPCSHHGRTGPCAEAIVKAGIRRVVIAALDPNPLVSGRGVQILKDAGIEVIVGVCEQESVRMNEVFNQYIVSKRPFITIKSAVTLDGKIATRTSESKWITSEVAREDVHRLRHEHVGILVGVQTVIHDNPQLTTRLPEGRNPIRIILDSTLRIPLDARVITDGEAPTWIFTGRAYDEGKRNQLEQLGVKVYPTQDENSDRVNLPQMLDILGTAEVSSVFVEGGAEVNASFVQQGLADKLVLYIAPKLVGGRGAPGFLGGEGVSAMSDAVGLQDLSVTQVGVDWKIEGYFGREK, encoded by the coding sequence ATGACCACTCACGAGAAATATATGCGTCTGGCGCTGGAAAATGCCAAAAGTGCAAAGGGACAAACGGAACCGAATCCGCTCGTCGGCTCGGTCATTGTGAACAACGGCCGCATTGTCGGGATTGGCGCTCATCTGAAGCCTGGCGAGCCACATGCCGAGATTCATGCTTTGCTTATGGCGGGTGAACATGCTCAGGGAGCAACGATTTATGTGACGCTGGAGCCGTGTTCCCACCATGGACGGACAGGCCCGTGCGCGGAAGCGATTGTGAAGGCTGGCATTCGTCGGGTCGTTATTGCGGCGCTGGACCCTAATCCGCTGGTTTCGGGCAGAGGGGTACAAATCCTGAAGGATGCGGGTATTGAGGTCATCGTTGGGGTATGTGAGCAGGAATCTGTCCGCATGAATGAAGTGTTTAACCAATATATCGTGAGCAAGCGTCCTTTTATCACGATCAAATCAGCGGTGACGCTGGATGGCAAAATTGCCACTCGAACCTCGGAAAGCAAATGGATAACGTCCGAGGTTGCACGAGAGGATGTGCATCGCCTTCGTCACGAGCATGTAGGGATACTGGTCGGTGTACAGACAGTCATTCACGATAATCCGCAGCTTACAACTCGTCTGCCAGAAGGTCGGAATCCGATTCGCATTATTCTGGACAGCACGCTACGCATTCCTTTGGATGCCCGTGTTATTACAGATGGTGAGGCACCTACCTGGATATTTACAGGACGTGCTTATGATGAAGGCAAGCGGAATCAGCTGGAACAGTTGGGTGTAAAGGTATATCCGACACAGGATGAAAACAGTGATCGGGTCAACCTGCCGCAAATGCTGGATATTTTGGGTACGGCGGAGGTATCTTCGGTGTTCGTGGAAGGCGGGGCCGAGGTGAACGCTTCGTTCGTGCAGCAAGGACTGGCAGACAAGCTCGTGCTGTATATTGCGCCAAAGCTGGTTGGAGGGCGTGGAGCACCGGGCTTTCTCGGGGGAGAAGGCGTGTCCGCCATGAGCGATGCGGTTGGGCTACAAGATTTGAGCGTAACGCAGGTTGGCGTGGATTGGAAAATAGAAGGGTATTTTGGGCGGGAAAAATGA
- a CDS encoding sugar-binding transcriptional regulator, whose product MDHEKQRLSIEAARLYYLNDYSQQEIAVRLGVSRPTVSRLLQAAKEQGYVRISIVDPMEDMDELGEQIKKKYGLDTVLVCYSPLNEYQEIKKHISKKAADYLHETVQDADIIGVTWGTTMHAVALHLQQKQVKGVEVVQLKGGVSHSHVNTYAVETVNLFAEAFHTIARYLPLPVIFDSHAVKKMVEEDRHIQRIIELGKQANIAVFTVGTVKEDALLFRLGYFNHEEQKLLQKIGKGDICSRFFDDEGNICSQEINSRTVGIDLPDLRKKEKAILVAGGQRKVEAIRASLRGKYANILVTDQFTAQALLQ is encoded by the coding sequence ATGGATCATGAAAAGCAGCGTCTAAGTATCGAGGCAGCCAGATTATACTATCTGAACGACTATAGCCAGCAAGAAATTGCAGTCAGACTCGGGGTATCGCGTCCCACGGTATCGCGGTTGCTTCAAGCTGCCAAGGAACAGGGATATGTGAGAATCAGTATTGTTGATCCGATGGAGGATATGGATGAGCTCGGAGAGCAGATCAAGAAGAAATACGGGCTGGATACCGTTCTGGTCTGCTATTCGCCGTTAAATGAATATCAGGAGATCAAGAAGCATATTAGCAAAAAAGCTGCCGATTATTTGCATGAAACGGTACAAGATGCAGATATTATTGGAGTGACGTGGGGAACGACGATGCATGCGGTGGCGCTTCATCTCCAGCAAAAGCAGGTGAAGGGCGTCGAGGTCGTTCAGCTCAAAGGAGGCGTAAGCCATTCGCATGTCAACACGTATGCCGTGGAGACGGTGAATTTGTTCGCGGAAGCCTTTCACACGATTGCACGGTATTTGCCGTTGCCTGTGATTTTTGATAGCCACGCCGTCAAGAAAATGGTCGAGGAGGATCGGCACATCCAGCGTATCATTGAGCTTGGCAAGCAGGCGAACATTGCCGTGTTTACGGTGGGGACGGTCAAAGAGGATGCGCTGTTGTTCAGATTGGGCTATTTTAACCATGAGGAACAGAAGTTGTTGCAAAAAATCGGCAAGGGCGATATTTGCTCACGTTTTTTTGATGATGAGGGCAATATATGTAGTCAGGAAATTAACAGTCGTACCGTTGGCATTGATTTGCCTGATTTGCGCAAGAAGGAGAAGGCGATTCTCGTAGCAGGAGGACAGCGCAAAGTGGAGGCCATACGGGCATCGCTGCGTGGTAAGTATGCGAATATTTTGGTGACGGATCAGTTTACGGCACAGGCACTTTTACAGTAG
- a CDS encoding chemotaxis protein CheW, with product MSEFIVCKLASKTFALNFVEVEEVMNAKKGTPLPFSESWHEGMVTIRGDVFTILNLRKKLLLPASGESSEDKMILLSRAKIALLVDQVEDTASDLDSQLKSNEEEWQRELFPTVLEHQGALVPVIDMDAFLASTKTN from the coding sequence ATGTCCGAATTTATTGTGTGCAAACTGGCGAGCAAAACGTTCGCTTTAAACTTTGTAGAAGTGGAAGAAGTCATGAATGCCAAGAAAGGAACACCGCTTCCTTTTTCCGAGTCATGGCATGAAGGAATGGTCACCATTCGCGGTGACGTATTTACGATCCTGAATTTGCGCAAAAAACTGCTGCTCCCTGCTTCAGGCGAGTCCTCCGAGGACAAAATGATTTTGCTCAGCCGGGCAAAAATTGCTCTGCTCGTCGATCAGGTAGAGGATACGGCTTCCGACCTGGACAGTCAGTTGAAAAGCAACGAGGAAGAGTGGCAACGCGAGCTGTTTCCTACCGTACTGGAGCATCAGGGCGCTCTCGTTCCGGTGATTGATATGGACGCTTTTCTCGCTTCGACTAAGACGAATTAA
- a CDS encoding cytidine deaminase, with translation MKDQLIQEALEARKQAYIPYSNFQVGAAVLGSDGTIYRGCNVENASYGLCNCAERTAIFKMVSEGCRKIDAIAIVADTEGPVSPCGACRQVISEFAQPDTKVYLTNLHGNTEEWTVDQLLPGAFRPADLGK, from the coding sequence ATGAAGGATCAATTGATTCAGGAAGCGCTTGAGGCGCGTAAACAGGCATATATTCCGTACTCGAATTTTCAGGTCGGTGCTGCGGTTCTCGGAAGCGATGGCACGATTTATCGAGGATGTAATGTGGAAAATGCCTCCTACGGCTTATGCAATTGTGCGGAACGGACAGCGATTTTTAAAATGGTATCCGAAGGATGCCGTAAAATTGATGCCATTGCGATTGTAGCAGATACGGAAGGGCCTGTGTCTCCATGCGGAGCCTGTCGTCAGGTGATTTCCGAATTTGCTCAACCAGATACCAAAGTGTATCTGACCAACCTTCATGGCAACACGGAAGAGTGGACGGTGGACCAACTACTGCCGGGTGCTTTTCGACCTGCCGATCTGGGGAAATAA
- a CDS encoding helix-turn-helix domain-containing protein produces MSDTLREEIREKIVNGDYNCEKELTLSVLSGKWKVVILWHLGVEGPHRFSDLQRLFPKLSHKVLTNQLRELMEDGIVHREVYPEVPPKVEYSMTELGMTILPIVEMMYDWGKKRVQSIREEMLRDDI; encoded by the coding sequence ATGTCTGATACGCTGAGAGAAGAAATACGGGAGAAGATCGTCAACGGAGACTATAACTGTGAAAAAGAACTGACCTTGTCGGTGTTAAGCGGCAAGTGGAAGGTCGTCATTTTATGGCATCTGGGTGTGGAAGGGCCGCACCGGTTCAGTGACTTGCAAAGGCTGTTTCCGAAGCTGTCTCATAAAGTACTGACCAATCAGTTGCGAGAATTGATGGAGGACGGCATTGTACATCGAGAGGTGTATCCCGAGGTGCCCCCAAAGGTAGAATATTCAATGACCGAGCTGGGGATGACGATTTTACCTATTGTAGAAATGATGTATGATTGGGGGAAAAAGCGGGTTCAGTCTATTCGCGAGGAAATGCTACGCGACGATATATAA
- a CDS encoding DJ-1/PfpI family protein gives MSKKALFIIPPERFNEDELFKPKEALEQAGVTVTLASTQTGEIIGDYNGKATANLVFTDAVPTDYDVVAVIGGSGTNDHLWNNADLQALLKQTHEQKILLSGICAGSVAVAQTGLLSGRAAACYPVDVQKDQLQTHQVEYVTQHVVAHSDIITADGPDGAQEFGEALVQALQ, from the coding sequence ATGAGTAAAAAGGCTCTTTTTATTATACCCCCGGAACGCTTTAATGAAGATGAATTGTTTAAACCGAAGGAAGCGCTGGAGCAAGCAGGCGTTACTGTTACGCTGGCTAGTACCCAAACAGGTGAAATTATCGGTGACTACAACGGTAAAGCGACCGCGAATCTGGTTTTCACAGACGCTGTCCCTACTGATTATGACGTGGTCGCTGTAATCGGCGGATCGGGCACGAATGATCATCTGTGGAACAACGCGGATCTCCAAGCCCTGCTAAAACAAACGCATGAGCAAAAGATTCTGTTGTCCGGCATCTGTGCTGGCTCTGTAGCCGTGGCCCAAACCGGGCTGCTCTCCGGCAGAGCGGCTGCATGCTATCCGGTGGATGTGCAAAAGGATCAGCTCCAGACGCATCAAGTCGAATATGTGACTCAGCATGTGGTTGCACATAGCGACATTATTACTGCTGACGGTCCAGACGGCGCACAGGAATTTGGCGAAGCCCTCGTTCAAGCCTTGCAATAG
- a CDS encoding helix-turn-helix domain-containing protein, which produces MNIPQMCPRFEKAMELLSKRWTVLIVFQLTNGPQRFVAIENSIPNLSGKVLSDRLKELEEEGIIQRMVYPEKPVRIEYSLTDKGRDLAPLFDHIGTWATRWIEVLPAIEQQ; this is translated from the coding sequence ATGAACATTCCGCAAATGTGCCCACGGTTTGAAAAAGCCATGGAGCTACTGAGCAAACGTTGGACGGTATTAATCGTGTTTCAACTAACTAACGGTCCGCAACGATTTGTCGCGATTGAGAATTCAATCCCCAATTTAAGCGGGAAGGTCCTTTCCGATCGCTTGAAGGAGCTTGAGGAAGAAGGAATCATACAACGTATGGTTTATCCCGAGAAGCCGGTTCGGATCGAATACTCCCTTACGGATAAGGGACGCGATTTAGCGCCGTTGTTTGACCATATCGGGACTTGGGCTACCCGCTGGATTGAAGTTCTGCCAGCAATTGAGCAGCAATAA
- a CDS encoding FAD-dependent monooxygenase, whose protein sequence is MKLECEVCVVGGGPAGALLSCLLAEQGVSTILVERQSVAGKAFRGEILNDEGQQVIQKHKLLEQIHEDYILASTRIEYWEHQQQVKTIEPAVGNVGVHIPQPHFLDALLKQAATYESFRYLAGTTVTALEGDSEQGYTGLIACDKNGDEVTIRSSVIVGADGRYSTVRKLAQMPVTNIRHGYDLLWAKITAPAGWEPVTRLALVNGRQLSLFSQAEGYIQIGWNVEEGSFQTLFKQSFEPFIHLLVETFPDLEHSVHDHIRSWKDFVPLDIFSSRSDTWSRNGLVLIGDAAHTMTPSGAFGLNAALKDADVLASELLRLRQEGGYTAAGLKEFEDERRQTVTELQERQLTMESTFHEYFLQAENQII, encoded by the coding sequence ATGAAGCTGGAATGTGAAGTGTGCGTAGTTGGAGGGGGACCAGCCGGGGCCTTGTTATCCTGTTTGTTGGCGGAGCAAGGTGTTTCGACGATATTGGTTGAGCGGCAGAGCGTGGCGGGAAAGGCTTTTCGCGGCGAAATTTTAAATGATGAGGGTCAGCAAGTGATCCAAAAGCATAAGCTGCTCGAACAAATTCATGAGGACTACATCCTCGCTTCGACGAGAATCGAATATTGGGAGCATCAGCAGCAGGTGAAGACGATTGAGCCAGCGGTCGGTAATGTAGGGGTCCATATTCCACAGCCTCATTTTTTGGACGCTTTGCTCAAGCAGGCGGCTACGTATGAGTCCTTTCGTTATTTGGCGGGCACGACAGTGACTGCGCTGGAAGGCGATAGCGAGCAGGGATACACGGGCTTGATCGCTTGCGATAAGAACGGCGATGAGGTTACGATTCGCAGCTCTGTTATTGTCGGGGCAGATGGTCGCTATTCGACCGTGCGCAAGCTGGCGCAGATGCCAGTGACGAATATCAGACACGGCTATGATCTGCTGTGGGCCAAAATTACTGCACCTGCCGGATGGGAGCCTGTCACACGTCTGGCATTGGTCAACGGGCGGCAGTTGTCTTTATTTTCGCAGGCTGAGGGTTATATTCAAATAGGCTGGAATGTGGAGGAAGGTAGCTTCCAAACTTTGTTCAAGCAGTCTTTCGAACCGTTCATACACTTGTTAGTTGAGACTTTCCCGGACTTAGAGCATAGCGTACATGATCACATTCGTTCGTGGAAGGACTTCGTACCGTTGGATATTTTCAGCAGCCGCAGTGATACGTGGTCGCGGAACGGACTGGTCCTCATTGGAGATGCGGCGCATACCATGACACCTTCCGGAGCTTTTGGCTTGAACGCCGCCTTGAAGGATGCCGATGTACTGGCGAGTGAGCTTCTTCGTTTGCGTCAGGAGGGTGGATATACCGCAGCGGGCCTAAAAGAGTTCGAAGACGAGCGGCGGCAGACTGTCACAGAGCTTCAGGAACGACAGCTTACGATGGAATCCACGTTTCATGAATATTTTTTACAAGCAGAAAATCAAATCATATAA
- a CDS encoding YoaK family protein: MNMKGKIHLHQVTSESLRLGALLSLVGGFLDTYTFVGRDGVFANAQTGNIVLLAVKAIQGNWGQALAHIPPLIAFSLGVFVAEGIKRKSTHRLTPDWARAILLLEIFIFFIVGLIPQSVPNTVVTVIVSFVASVQMTSFRKLIDAPYTSTVSTGNLRSATEAVYIAITTKDTNAAIRAMRYGVILITFLVGAFLGGFLTLAIGDKAIWGAVVALIFSFILFTEKEHKWKLPLSH, encoded by the coding sequence GTGAATATGAAAGGCAAAATCCATTTACATCAAGTAACGTCCGAATCGTTACGACTGGGCGCCTTACTTTCTTTAGTAGGGGGGTTTCTGGACACATACACGTTTGTCGGAAGAGATGGCGTGTTCGCCAATGCACAGACAGGCAATATCGTACTGCTGGCTGTCAAAGCCATTCAGGGAAACTGGGGTCAGGCGTTAGCCCATATCCCGCCCCTGATCGCCTTTTCACTGGGTGTTTTTGTAGCCGAGGGGATTAAGAGAAAATCCACCCACCGCCTGACACCGGACTGGGCCCGTGCCATTCTACTGCTGGAAATTTTCATTTTTTTCATCGTGGGTCTGATTCCGCAGTCGGTTCCCAATACGGTGGTGACGGTGATCGTCTCGTTCGTCGCTTCCGTACAAATGACTTCCTTCCGCAAGCTCATTGATGCGCCGTACACCTCCACCGTCAGCACGGGGAACCTCAGATCTGCGACAGAGGCGGTGTATATCGCCATTACGACCAAGGACACGAATGCTGCCATTCGTGCCATGCGTTACGGTGTCATCCTGATCACCTTTCTGGTCGGGGCTTTTCTGGGAGGATTTTTGACGTTGGCTATTGGAGATAAAGCCATCTGGGGCGCTGTAGTGGCACTCATTTTTTCTTTTATTTTATTTACGGAAAAAGAACATAAGTGGAAGCTACCCCTGAGCCACTAA
- the deoC gene encoding deoxyribose-phosphate aldolase: MNIAGLIDHTLLRADATKDEITKLTAEAKKYQFASVCVNPTWVAYSAEQLAGTGVNICTVIGFPLGANTTATKAFETKDAIANGATEVDMVINIGALKARDLQLVEQDIRAVVEAAAGTLVKVIIEACLLTDEEKVLACELSVKAGANFVKTSTGFSTGGATVEDVALMRKTVGPEIGVKASGGVRSLEDVQKLVEAGASRIGASSGVTIIEGQQSTSSY; this comes from the coding sequence ATGAACATTGCAGGATTGATCGACCATACATTGTTGCGTGCAGACGCGACGAAGGATGAAATTACAAAATTGACCGCTGAGGCGAAGAAATATCAGTTTGCTTCCGTATGTGTGAACCCGACCTGGGTAGCTTACTCGGCAGAGCAACTGGCAGGAACAGGTGTGAACATTTGTACCGTTATCGGTTTCCCGCTGGGAGCCAATACGACGGCAACGAAAGCGTTCGAAACGAAGGATGCTATTGCTAACGGTGCGACTGAGGTTGATATGGTTATTAATATAGGCGCTTTGAAAGCGCGTGATTTACAGCTCGTTGAGCAGGACATCCGTGCAGTCGTGGAAGCAGCCGCGGGTACACTGGTAAAAGTAATTATTGAAGCATGCTTGCTGACAGACGAAGAAAAGGTACTGGCTTGCGAGCTGTCGGTCAAAGCAGGAGCTAATTTCGTGAAAACTTCGACAGGCTTCTCTACAGGCGGAGCTACTGTGGAAGATGTGGCTTTGATGCGCAAAACCGTAGGACCTGAGATTGGTGTTAAGGCTTCCGGCGGCGTACGCAGTCTGGAAGACGTACAGAAATTAGTAGAAGCGGGCGCAAGCCGGATCGGTGCAAGTTCCGGTGTGACAATCATCGAGGGCCAGCAGTCTACATCTTCCTACTAA
- a CDS encoding slipin family protein has protein sequence MFKKITIKSDERGLLFKKGSYHKLLLPGTYVLKTFQQETVEILNVAEPFFVPDHDIRLFLTDSDLLEQLSVVDVEDYEYVLHYEDNRFVELLPAGKYAFWNVLKEHRFVHADTRQPAIDKALGQAFLAKTQGFWKALQVASYELGFLYYDNVLQGELKPGKYYFWMSTVNTEIRTIDLRQQQMDLMGQEIMTEDKITLRLNFVCQYRIVDPLRALEFRAFEEQMYIMLQLVLREYVGTMKLDDLLKMKQEIAEYVLTRLNEQSGEYGVAFTSAGVKDIILPGDIKDILNTVLLAEKKAQANLITRREETASTRSLLNTAKLMDENATLYRLKELEFLEKICEKIGTISLTGGNTLLEQLNTLVHMKDGQGTV, from the coding sequence ATGTTTAAGAAAATAACGATTAAATCGGATGAGCGCGGGCTGCTGTTTAAAAAGGGAAGCTATCACAAACTGCTGCTCCCAGGGACTTACGTATTGAAGACATTTCAGCAGGAAACGGTTGAAATTTTAAATGTTGCCGAACCGTTTTTTGTACCGGATCATGATATTCGTTTGTTTTTGACGGATTCCGATCTGCTGGAGCAATTGAGTGTCGTCGATGTAGAGGATTATGAATATGTGCTGCATTATGAGGATAATCGGTTCGTGGAGCTGCTGCCCGCTGGGAAATATGCCTTCTGGAACGTGCTCAAGGAGCATCGTTTTGTTCATGCGGATACCCGGCAGCCTGCGATTGATAAGGCGTTGGGGCAAGCCTTTTTGGCCAAGACACAGGGCTTCTGGAAGGCGCTTCAGGTGGCAAGCTATGAGCTGGGCTTCCTGTATTATGATAACGTGTTGCAAGGCGAGCTGAAGCCGGGTAAATATTACTTCTGGATGTCGACGGTGAACACGGAGATCAGAACGATAGATTTGCGTCAGCAGCAGATGGACCTGATGGGGCAGGAAATCATGACAGAGGACAAAATCACACTGCGCCTGAACTTCGTCTGTCAGTACCGCATTGTTGACCCGCTGCGGGCGCTGGAGTTCCGGGCATTCGAGGAGCAAATGTACATTATGCTTCAACTGGTGCTGCGTGAGTATGTCGGAACGATGAAGCTGGATGATTTGTTGAAAATGAAGCAGGAAATTGCGGAATATGTCTTGACCCGACTGAATGAGCAAAGCGGCGAATATGGGGTCGCTTTTACGTCGGCAGGGGTGAAGGATATCATTTTGCCGGGGGATATCAAGGATATTTTGAACACGGTGCTGCTGGCAGAGAAAAAGGCTCAAGCCAATCTCATCACACGGCGCGAAGAAACGGCGTCCACTCGCAGTCTGCTGAATACCGCCAAGCTGATGGACGAAAATGCCACCCTCTACCGTCTCAAAGAGCTGGAGTTTCTGGAAAAAATCTGCGAGAAGATTGGTACCATTTCGCTGACTGGCGGGAATACGCTGCTGGAACAGTTGAACACGCTGGTTCACATGAAGGATGGACAGGGGACCGTATAG
- a CDS encoding GTP cyclohydrolase II, whose protein sequence is MNQKDVATLLNDKIQTIRGEQSSTILVGPIKLPVNLEGETVVFQWYCWLPVRDEEDRQDLMNATADTIVKRLSTLNLAEGQQSSVLVYGDLQQSEKALVRMHSICHTGDIFGSKRCDCGFQLHQSMKMIVEHGTGALFYLANHEGRGIGLFSKAMAYILQEEGMDTVEANHQLGFEDDTRNYADAINVLRHLRQKPVTLITNNPKKLEALKQSGMNVAGRMPLWGDVSQYNERYLNTKVERSGHLRDFDFREVL, encoded by the coding sequence ATGAACCAAAAAGACGTAGCTACGTTACTTAATGATAAAATTCAAACGATTCGCGGAGAGCAATCTTCGACGATTTTGGTAGGGCCGATTAAGCTGCCAGTCAATTTGGAAGGGGAAACGGTTGTTTTTCAATGGTATTGCTGGTTGCCTGTACGGGATGAGGAAGATCGTCAGGACTTGATGAATGCCACCGCTGACACGATTGTGAAGCGTTTGTCCACACTGAATTTGGCAGAGGGGCAGCAATCGAGCGTACTGGTGTACGGCGATCTTCAACAGTCGGAAAAGGCGCTTGTTCGTATGCATAGCATTTGTCATACTGGAGATATTTTTGGCAGCAAGCGTTGTGATTGCGGATTTCAGCTCCACCAGTCCATGAAAATGATTGTGGAGCACGGAACGGGTGCGTTGTTCTATCTGGCAAACCATGAGGGCCGTGGGATTGGCTTGTTTAGCAAAGCAATGGCTTACATTTTGCAGGAAGAAGGTATGGATACCGTCGAAGCCAACCACCAATTGGGCTTTGAAGATGATACTCGCAATTATGCGGATGCGATTAATGTGCTCCGTCACCTGAGACAAAAACCAGTAACCTTGATTACGAATAACCCTAAAAAACTGGAAGCCTTGAAGCAATCCGGTATGAATGTCGCAGGGCGTATGCCGTTGTGGGGTGATGTGTCGCAATATAATGAACGGTATTTAAATACGAAGGTGGAACGGTCCGGCCATTTGCGGGATTTCGATTTCAGGGAGGTTCTATGA